The bacterium BMS3Abin08 sequence GAAAAGGCCTTATGCCCTGAACCGGCTGAAGGCATCGGGGATCCCCTCAATGATATCTCCAGCAATAAGGGAGTGCTCTCCCGTCCTTTCTGCTGCGATGTCGCCTGCAAGTCCATGGAGATATACACCAAGGATTGACGCCTCAAGGGGCGGGAGGTTCTGTCCGGTAAGGGATGCGATCATGCCGGTAAGGACATCACCTGTTCCAGCAGTTGCCATGCCGGGGTTTCCGGTGCTGTTGATAAAGACCCGGCCTTCAGGGGATGCAACAATGGTGGGAGAGATCCCTTCAGCACGATACAACAGCCCGTATCTTCTGAAACTTTCCTTGCAATCCCTATCGGGTTACCCTTTACGTTACCTGGCTTTATCCTCTGATGGGAGAGGGTTTGGGGTAAGGGTGAAAAAGGACGATATTTTAAGCAGTTATCCCCCTCCCCTTAATCCCCTCCCACCAGGGGAGGGGGAATTAGGATTTTTTACGAATTCATCAATAATGATAAGTCGTAAGCGTAAGTTTTAAGAACTCCTGGCAAATGTATAAGAAAAGTATTTTACTGTGGTAGAATATAACCAAAGATTATCCATTCGGTTTTTGTATGGCAATCAGTTTACAACGGCTGAGGGAGATTAATGTGGAAATAGATAGGATTGCATTAGAGATAAAAGAATATCTTGATGAGAGAGAGGATGTAATCCTTGCCTTTATTTTTGGCTCTGCCGTTGAAGGCAAATTGACGGAAGAAAGCGATATCGATATAGCTGTTTTATTTGCTCATAAGCCATCCTCTTCAGGTCTTCTGGATATTATTGATAACCTTTCAACGATAACCGGTAGAGAAGTTGACATCGTTATTTTAAACAACTCCTCACCAATTATAAGGATGCAGGTTTTAAAGAAAGGGACATTGCTT is a genomic window containing:
- a CDS encoding nucleotidyltransferase domain protein → MAISLQRLREINVEIDRIALEIKEYLDEREDVILAFIFGSAVEGKLTEESDIDIAVLFAHKPSSSGLLDIIDNLSTITGREVDIVILNNSSPIIRMQVLKKGTLLKKKSDAIYNEFFVRTVKEYDDLKYIRKEEEENILRGRIYA
- the nnr_1 gene encoding bifunctional NAD(P)H-hydrate repair enzyme Nnr; amino-acid sequence: MATAGTGDVLTGMIASLTGQNLPPLEASILGVYLHGLAGDIAAERTGEHSLIAGDIIEGIPDAFSRFRA